Proteins from a genomic interval of Mustela lutreola isolate mMusLut2 chromosome 4, mMusLut2.pri, whole genome shotgun sequence:
- the PSMA2 gene encoding proteasome subunit alpha type-2 has product MAERGYSFSLTTFSPSGKLVQIEYALAAVAGGAPSVGIKAANGVVLATEKKQKSILYDERSVHKVEPITKHIGLVYSGMGPDYRVLVHRARKLAQQYYLVYQEPIPTAQLVQRVASVMQEYTQSGGVRPFGVSLLICGWNEGRPYLFQSDPSGAYFAWKATAMGKNYVNGKTFLEKRYNEDLELEDAIHTAILTLKESFEGQMTEDNIEVGICNEAGFRRLTPTEVKDYLAAIA; this is encoded by the exons ccCATCTGGTAAACTTGTCCAGATAGAATATGCCTTGGCTGCTGTAGCTGGAGGAGCCCCTTCAGTAGGAATTAAAG ctgcaaaTGGTGTGGTATTAGCAactgagaagaaacagaaatccatTCTGTATGATGAGCGAAGTGTACACAAAGTGGAACCAATTACCAAGCATATAGGCCTGGTGTATAGTGGCATGGGCCCAGATTACAG AGTGCTGGTGCACAGAGCCCGGAAACTAGCTCAGCAATACTATCTCGTTTACCAAGAACCCATCCCCACAGCTCAGCTGGTGCAGAGAGTCGCTTCAGTGATGCAAGAATACACTCAGTCAGG tggCGTTCGTCCATTTGGAGTTTCCCTACTAATTTGTGGTTGGAATGAGGGGCGACCATATTTATTTCAGTCCGATCCGTCT GGAGCTTACTTTGCCTGGAAAGCCACAGCAATGGGAAAGAACTATGTGAATGGGAAGACTTTCCTCGAGAAAAG ATACAATGAAGACCTGGAACTTGAAGATGCTATTCATACAGCCATATTAACCCTAAAG GAAAGCTTTGAAGGACAGATGACAGAAGACAACATAGAGGTTGGAATCTGCAATGAAGCCGGATTCAGGAGGCTCACTCCGACTGAAGTTAAGGATTACTTGGCAGCCATAGCATAA